Proteins co-encoded in one Rhopalosiphum maidis isolate BTI-1 chromosome 2, ASM367621v3, whole genome shotgun sequence genomic window:
- the LOC113554684 gene encoding rootletin isoform X2, translating into MDLARENQALHERLREEAARYDRRLDTYKLAQQRQAVLVSRLQAKVMQYRERCSELEREMRNSIPAIDNVRSYRDSVRDYQSMDLDSAIRALEQERSKSEKIMELNSTLREQLDDAQTSNETLSTDLQKLTSDWEKMRDEMNAKEDEWKEEEQMFNEYCSLEHGRMMSLWQDVAQVKRMFTDMKSSTQQDLNKLRGELSLASNDMVTTCSGLVNAVKRSTYTEEKQYENLLKENTTLQNKVEKLQNDYDTVCSQLRQKEMHLEDLKTSLSEFEDKCMDSNKNEKEADNLRIDVDVLMSGMQEIVKVLQQDKEILGDLIRPLAPPHVHLSTGIIKSDTKSKPVSATSNFVDSTLSAVQSVVYRYQSNIHELQVQLSSCVDKMSETKKHCEQLEMLEKELQVKIEELSKELDDCRNVNNQLGHERDSLAETLERLRNEAQALQQNRMHVSAVVENMNSDYDKIQKANSKLQKLNDTLEDEKMFQQGEIDRLLKEIDIRMLSENDVQDRCSCLKEELISIKEELNQVYLDKELLEQRCLELEILQAKMEKNKGDLESELEKIASDRTDCHESLAKAESLLLDGNTEKKNLQKEHEKLIEDKKNLQVQVDDLSSDLVALRKELLQMEQDKQELESKKSSATEKWKSILLEKEKLENELEELLKDRSHLEDQLVNEKHKKQSLNEELMRLNQKIDHTIESNSRLNNQLQSIVKENEEKQIALDSCAKQLDNLERQLSSLCGEKENLESILYDVQHNLEVSENRCKQTEKEKQELLIKQESMKGEIYRLCKDLESCEQAANHTKSELLNQSRTLEIEFQQTIEALKKQADENIQKLSHEKETLKINYERKIQEDLNRLGKNKNCEIEKLKQKLDMLQKNIDTITQQHDEALLRAENDKQQTLLLVHRDQKAIVSKLESVKKELEGEKENYERSLRETRGKLENEKSSVTSLREQLAKIKNELNEFRMQSESEKCHLIGQIDEIQTERDRHIQECMEIKSQLCMAEDKLDNFQTHLNDISRKLKESDSIADHTRKDLMETRRNLNETSIEKEKYQNSNRELRELIKKSETDKREQGRHLEDALQKITTLEDKCNQVEAERARLNAECKETCRRLEETEKTCKALQEDLQRAAVTGESRRNEQKQLQTKLDAETEERERACELVQQLRRKVNELEGILEGYEQEVMRLRHRVDEDELRWKNREQELLDRLDDGLGHERKLEDQKHNLEVCLSDQTVQIQELKCKLSASESRLRSADTQLGDLERTKRDVENRLNTIWSTLKRVTGMQADGSVRIRKWSPSRIMEQGPEPIRMDGKIVDPEVVKKGVRNLMQQVAQVEREKDDYKSQISNMNRQLEEIGDIHKKTDSKLNSTIQILRKLQDEKVELESKLGQKQSILLSQAAEIKEKTEEIKKNKEILTSQETLMHADKNEKMQLKERLEKLKLHMSQLEAEKRNLQDELTQTESKATKLEILRIGLDGDLQRLQMMLQEKDSHIQKLEEKRESHSKASAALEERCVSLTATIERLNASLTHATANECDLKAQIQALQRSLHDASMSSASHSDKYKQLQRALQNCENEKKIAIERLDVAQHNLADCRRDQQSVNESMIRLQMDLENKEVQKSNLEAQLRALGNKSLPRQSNKDLYDESSDLRFKLQSLNDKVRMLESEKRSLEKKALSRSKSFERVDYEGKYSHGGRFTEENRDLKSRCDELERKLYEKEVELKNLKMSSSDYSSNIPVKHTDLERYRAGQLQAERMLEAREQSHRQQIHRLENQVAMLRDQLIEETKRRQAYINKTTKTNREALALRQVLDKSLSKIAQDPSPDATLLKHEARTLHHAIPLSK; encoded by the exons ATGGATTTAGCTCGGGAGAATCAGGCTTTGCACGAGCGCCTGCGGGAGGAAGCAGCTCGATATGATAGACGATTGGATACATATAAATTGGCGCAACAAAGACAAGCCGTCCTTGTTAGCAGACTCCAAGCAAAG GTAATGCAGTATAGAGAACGGTGTTCTGAGTTGGAAAGGGAGATGCGAAATAGTATTCCAGCAATTGATAATGTTAGAAGTTATCGTGATTCAGTTAGAGATTATCAATCAATGGACTTAGATTCTGCAATACGTGCTTTAGAACAAGAACGatctaa atctGAAAAAATTATGGAACTAAACTCGACGCTTAGAGAACAATTAGATGATGCTCAAACAAGTAATGAAACATTATCTACAGATTTGCAAAAGTTAACTAGTGATTGGGAAAAAATGAGAGATGAAATGAATGCGAAAGAAGATGAGTGGAAAGAAGAAGAACAAATGTTTAATGAGTATTGTTCATTAGAACATGGTCGAATGATGAGTCTTTGGCAGGATGTAGCACAAGTAAAACGGATGTTCACTGATATGAAATCATCAACTCAACAAGATCTTAATAAACTTCGAGGTGAACTTTCTTTAGCATCAAATGACATGGTTACTACTTGCAGTGGCTTAGTGAATGCTGTTAAAAGATCGACATATACTGAA gaaaaacaatatgaaaatttgttaaaagaaaatacaacattacaaaataaagtagAAAAACTGCAAAACGATTATGATACTGTATGCTCACAGTTGCGACAAAAAGAAATGCATTTGGAAGATCTTAAAACTAGTCTTTCTGAATTT GAAGACAAATGTAtggattctaataaaaatgaaaaagaagCAGACAATTTACGAATCGATGTTGATGTATTGATGTCCGGAATGCAGGAAATAGTTAAAGTGCTACAGCAAGATAAAGAAATTCTTGGTGATTTAATTAGACCTTTGGCTCCACCACATGTTCATCTTAGCACTGGAATTATTAAATCTGATACAAAATCAAAACCAGTATCTGCAACTAGTAACTTTGTTGATAGTACTTTGTCAGCCGTTCAGTCTGTTGTTTATAGATATCAATCAAACATTCATGAACTTCAAGTTCAATTATCATCTTGTGTTGATAAAATGtctgaaacaaaaaaacattgtgAACAATTAGAAATGTTAGAAAAAGAGTTACAAGTGAAAATTGAAGAACTGAGTAAAGAATTAGATGACTGTCGAAATGTTAATAACCAATTAGGCCATGAACGAGACTCACTTGCGGAAACACTCGAAAGATTACGAAATGAGGCTCAAGCATTACAACAGAACAGAATGCATGTTAGCGCTgtg gttgaaaatatgaattctgattatgataaaatacaaaaagctaatagtaaattacaaaaattaaatgatacctTGGAAGATGAAAAAATGTTCCAACAAGGTGAAATAGATCGATTATTAAAGGAAATTGATATAAGAATGTTGTCAGAAAATGATGTACAAGACAGATGTAGTTGTTTAAAAGAAGAATTAATTAGTATCAAAGAAGAATTGAATCAAGTGTATTTGGATAAAGAACTTTTAGAACAACGATGTCTGGAACTTGAAATTTTGCAAgctaaaatggaaaaaaataaag GGGATCTTGAATCAGAGTTAGAAAAAATAGCATCAGATAGAACTGATTGTCATGAATCATTAGCTAAAGCTGAATCACTTCTTCTGGACGGGaacacagaaaaaaaaaatttacaaaaagaacatgaaaaattaattgaagataaaaaaaatttacaagtgCAAGTAGATGATTTATCTAGTGATTTAGTTGCCCTCAGAAAAGAACTACTTCAAATGGAACAAGATAAGCAAGAATTAGAAAGTAAAAAGTCAAGTGCAACGGAAAAATGGAAATCAATATTGTTAGAAAAAGAAAAG ttGGAGaatgaattagaagaattattaaaagataGATCTCACTTAGAAGATCAGTTGGTAAATGAAAAGCATAAGAAACAATCACTTAATGAAGAGCTAATGCgactaaatcaaaaaattgatCATACAATAGAATCCAACTCTAGATTAAATAACCAACTTCAAAGTATTGTAAAAGAAAATGAAGAAAAACag attgctcTTGATAGTTGTGCTAAGCaattggataatttagaacgTCAATTATCTTCTCTTTGCGGAGAGAAAGAAAATCTCGAATCAATATTGTATGATGTTCAACATAATTTAGAAGTATCAGAAAATCGGTGTAAACAAAcggaaaaagaaaaacaagaattactaataaaacaa gaatcaATGAAGGGTGAAATATATCGCTTATGTAAAGACTTAGAAAGTTGTGAGCAAGCAGCAAATCATACTAAGTCTGAGCTCCTAAATCAATCTAGAACTCTGGAAATAGAATTCCAGCAAACAATTGAAGCATTGAAGAAACAAGCtgatgaaaatattcaaaaattatctcATGAAAag GAAACTCTTAAAATCAACTATGAAAGAAAAATTCAAGAAGATTTAAATAGATtgggtaaaaacaaaaattgtgaaatagaaaaactaaaacaaaaattagatatgttgcaaaaaaatattgatacaataaCACAACAACACGATGAAGCACTTTTGAGGGCTGAAAACGATAAACaacaaactttattattag ttcatCGAGATCAAAAAGCTATTGTTAGTAAGTTAGAAAGTGTCAAAAAAGAATTAGAAggagaaaaagaaaattacgAACGCTCCCTGAGAGAAACACGAGGAAAATTAGAGAATGAAAAAAGTTCAGTGACATCATTACGAGAACAATTAGCAAAAATCAAGAATGAATTAAATGAATTTCGTATGCAGTCTGAAAGTGAAAAATGTCATTTGATTGGTCAAATAGATGAAATTCAAACGGAACGAGATAGACACATACAAGAATGCATGGAAATCAAATCTCAATTGTGTATGGCAGAAGACAAACTTGACAATTTCCAGACACATTTAAATGATATCAgtagaaaattaaaagaat cTGATTCAATAGCTGACCATACTCGAAAAGATTTGATGGAGACTAGGCGAAATTTGAATGAAACCAgtattgaaaaagaaaaatatcaaaattcaaacagGGAATTACGagaacttattaaaaaatctgaaACTGATAAACGTGAACAAGGCAGACACCTAGAAGACGCCTTACAAAAAATCACTACATTAGAAGATAAATGTAATCAAGTTGAAGCAGAGCGTGCTCGTTTAAATGCTGAATGCAAAGAAACATGCAGAAGACTTGAAGAAACTGAAAAGACATGTAAAGCTCTCCAAGAAGATCTTCAACGAGCAGCTGTAACAGGAGAATCTCGTAGAAATGAACAGAAACAACTGCAGACAAAGTTGGATGCTGAAACTGAAGAAAGAGAAAGAGCATGTGAACTTGTTCAACAACTTAGAAGAAAA gtaaacgAATTAGAGGGAATATTAGAGGGATATGAACAAGAAGTGATGAGGTTACGTCATCGTGTCGATGAAGATGAATTACGTTGGAAGAATCGTGAACAAGAATTACTTGATCGACTAGATGATGGATTAGGCCATGAACGGAAACTTGAAgatcaaaaacataatttagaaGTTTGTTTGTCTGATCAAACTGTTCAAATCCAAGAACTCAAATGTAAATTGAGTGCATCCGAGAGCCGTCTTCGCTCAGCTGACACTCAACTTGGAGATTTGGAAAGGACTAAACGTGATGTGGAAAAtcgtttaaatactatatggtCTACTCTAAAACGAGTTACAGGCATGCAAGCTGATGGGTCTGTTAGAATAAGGAAATGGAGTCCAAGtagaa tcatGGAACAAGGTCCTGAACCAATTCGTATGGATGGAAAAATAGTAGATCCTGAAGTAGTTAAAAAGGGTGTAAGAAATCTGATGCAACAAGTAGCTCAAGTAGAGAGAGAAAAAGATGATTATAAATctcaaatatcaaatatgaatAGGCAACTAGAAGAAATAGgagatattcataaaaaaaccgatagtaaattgaattcaactattcaaatattaaggAAACTTCAAGACGAAAAAGTTGAGCTAGAATCAAAGCTCGGGCAAAAACAATCTATACTCTTATctcaa GCAGcagaaattaaagaaaaaacagaagaaattaagaaaaataaagaaatattgacAAGCCAAGAAACTCTCATGCATGCTGACAAAAATGAAAAGATGCAATTGAAAGAACGTTTAGAAAAGTTAAAACTTCATATGAGTCAACTTGAAGcagaaaaaagaaatttacaaGATGAGTTAACTCAAACTGAATCAAAAGCTACAAAATTGGAAATACTTAGAATTGGCTTAGATGGAGATTTACAGCGGTTACAAATGATGTTGCAAGAAAAGGATAGTCATATACaa AAACTCGAAGAAAAACGTGAGAGTCATTCTAAAGCTTCTGCTGCACTCGAGGAAAGATGTGTTTCATTAACTGCTACTATTGAGCGTTTGAATGCTTCATTAACACATGCTACTGCTAATGAATGTGATTTAAAGGCTCAAATTCAAGCTCTTCAGCGATCTTTGCATGATGCTTCTATGAGTTCTGCTTCACATAGTGACAAATATAAACAA ttgcaAAGAGCATTACAAAAttgtgaaaatgaaaaaaaaattgctattgAACGTTTGGATGTAGCGCAACATAATTTAGCTGATTGTCGCCGTGATCAACAATCAGTGAATGAGTCTATGATTAGACTTCAGATGGATTTAGAAAACAAAGAAGtacaaaaatctaatttagaaGCTCAATTGAGAGCTTTAGGAAATAAATCACTGCCAAGACAATCTAACAAAGACCTTTATGATGAAAGCTCAGATCTTAGATTTAAGTTACAATCACTCAATGATAag gtTCGTATGCTAGAATCAGAGAAAAGGAGTTTGGAGAAAAAAGCTTTATCAAGAAGTAAAAGTTTTGAAAGAGTTGATTACGAAGGAAAATATAGTCATGGTGGACGCTTTACTGAAGAAAATAGAGATTTAAAAAGTAGATGTGATGAATTAGAAaggaaattatatgaaaaagaagttgaattaaaaaatcttaaaatgtcTTCATCTGATTACAG ctcAAATATACCTGTAAAACACACCGATTTAGAACGTTATCGTGCAGGACAATTGCAAGCTGAACGCATGTTAGAAGCTCGTGAACAATCGCATAGACAACAAATACATAGATTAGAGaatcaa gTTGCGATGCTAAGGGATCAGTTAATAGAAGAGACTAAAAGACGTCAagcatatataaacaaaacaaccAAAACCAACCGCGAGGCATTGGCACTGAGACAAGTTTTGGACAAGTCATTGTCTAAAATCGCCCAAGACCCATCGCCAGATGCTACTTTATTGAAACACGAAGCACGCACATTGCATCATGCCATTCCTTTGTCTAAGTag